From Brassica oleracea var. oleracea cultivar TO1000 chromosome C3, BOL, whole genome shotgun sequence, a single genomic window includes:
- the LOC106330900 gene encoding glutathione S-transferase T3-like, with protein MTRGELGTPRNIFLYWLRLYQTKWVEGDVNKVTQPVHRQANTTKDPVVGNEQKVGAFWKRIVDYYGASPKVGGGDKPEPMQCKQRWQKLNDLVCKFCGCYAAATRQKTSGQNEADTVKLAHEIFYNDHKIKFNLHQAWEELRNDHKWCEAATRKIDQTGKKRKCDDGAQSESSQAPADLGEESPRPPGGKAAKGAAGKRSIADQEAGKGAAHFQTMWSIKEKDLAIKKKLKKMGLLDSLISKKEPLSEFEDALKKKLLTEMLNL; from the exons ATGACACGTGGAGAGTTAGG GACGCCAAGGAACATCTTTCTGTATTGGCTTCGTCTCTACCAGACAAAATG GGTTGAGGGCGATGTGAACAAGGTTACACAGCCAGTTCATCGACAAGCAAACACAAC CAAGGACCCTGTTGTGGGCAATGAGCAGAAAGTAGGAGCTTTCTGGAAACGTATTGTAGATTACTATGGAGCTAGTCCAAAGGTGGGTGGAGGTGATAAGCCAGAGCCCATGCAGTGCAAGCAAAGGTGGCAGAAACTGAATGATCTTGTTTGCAAGTTCTGTGGATGCTATGCCGCTGCAACAAGACAGAAAACAAGTGGTCAGAATGAGGCTGATACTGTTAAACTGGCACACGAAATCTTCTACAACGATCATAAGATCAAATTCAACCTTCACCAAGCGTGGGAGGAGCTGAGGAACGACCATAAATGGTGTGAAGCTGCTACTAGGAAGATTGACCAAACCGGTAAGAAGAGAAAGTGTGATGATGGAGCACAATCAGAAAGCTCTCAAGCTCCGGCTGATCTCGGTGAAGAATCTCCACGTCCTCCTGGAGGTAAGGCAGCTAAAGGAGCAGCTGGAAAGAGAAGTATAGCTGATCAGGAGGCAGGGAAAGGTGCAGCTCACTTTCAGACCATGTGGAGTATTAAGGAAAAAGATCTGGCCATCAAAAAAAAGCTTAAGAAGATGGGATTGCTTGACAGTCTCATCTCCAAAAAAGAGCCACTTTCTGAATTTGAAGATGCTCTAAAGAAGAAGTTACTTACGGAGATGCTGAATCTTTAG
- the LOC106329405 gene encoding gibberellin 2-beta-dioxygenase 2, whose protein sequence is MVVLSQHVALDNHLSVIPTCKPVPVPVVDLTDPEAKTLIVKACEEFGFFKVVNHGVRPDLMTRLEQEAVGFFALPQSLKNQAGPPEPYGYGSKRIGPNGDVGWIEYILLNANPQLTSPKTSAIFRQTPQIFREAVEEYMKEVKKVTCKVLEMVTEGLGIEPRDTLSKMVRDEKSDSCLRMNHYPTAEEEVEKVVKVGFGEHTDPQIISVLRSNNTAGLQICMKDGSWVAVPPDHSSFFINVGDALQVMTNGRFKSVKHRVLADTRRSRVSMIYFGGPPLSQKIAPLPCLVPKQDDWLYKEFTWSQYKSSAYKSKLGDYRLGLFEKQPLLTHRSNV, encoded by the exons ATGGTGGTTCTATCGCAGCACGTTGCTTTAGATAACCACTTATCCGTAATCCCAACATGCAAACCGGTTCCGGTCCCCGTCGTGGACCTAACCGACCCAGAAGCCAAAACTCTAATCGTGAAAGCCTGTGAAGAGTTTGGTTTCTTCAAGGTTGTAAACCACGGAGTCCGACCAGACCTCATGACCCGGTTAGAGCAGGAGGCTGTCGGCTTCTTCGCCTTGCCACAGTCTCTCAAAAACCAGGCCGGTCCGCCTGAACCCTACGGTTATGGTAGTAAACGGATTGGACCAAACGGGGACGTGGGATGGATAGAGTATATCCTCCTCAATGCTAACCCTCAGCTCACGTCTCCCAAAACCTCCGCCATTTTCCGTCAAACCCCACAAATTTTCCG AGAGGCGGTGGAGGAGTACATGAAGGAGGTGAAGAAAGTCACGTGCAAAGTGTTGGAGATGGTGACGGAAGGATTAGGGATAGAGCCAAGGGACACACTGAGTAAGATGGTGAGAGATGAGAAGAGTGACTCTTGCTTGAGAATGAACCATTATCCTACGGCGGAGGAAGAGGTGGAGAAGGTGGTGAAAGTAGGGTTTGGGGAACACACAGACCCACAAATCATCTCAGTGCTACGGTCCAATAACACTGCGGGTCTTCAAATCTGTATGAAAGATGGAAGTTGGGTCGCTGTCCCTCCTGATCACTCTTCTTTCTTCATCAATGTTGGAGATGCTCTTCAG GTTATGACAAATGGGAGGTTCAAGAGTGTAAAACACAGAGTCTTAGCTGATACAAGGAGATCGAGAGTCTCTATGATATATTTTGGAGGACCCCCATTGAGCCAGAAGATTGCTCCATTGCCATGTCTTGTCCCTAAGCAAGATGATTGGCTTTATAAAGAATTCACTTGGTCTCAATACAAATCTTCAGCATACAAATCTAAACTTGGTGATTATAGGCTCGGTCTCTTTGAGAAACAACCTCTTCTCACCCATAGGTCAAATGTATGA